TTGCTTTTCCGCAAAGTAATAATCCGCCCCAGTCACCAGCTGAGTTGCCTTCTGAGCGCATAATAACAGGGTTTGAAGAAGTGCCTTGAATATCAATCTTTCCTCCTTGTTCTACGGCAATATATCGGTCTGTTCCATTTTGAGAAACTATTACAGTTCCTGCGGGAATGGTAAGTTTAACACCAGATTTTACCAAATACGGTCCAGTAACCGAATATTGAAGGTTTGCATCCAAAATTCTATCAGATGTTAAAGCGCCATTAAGTTCGGTGTTTTCTACCGGCTCTTCTTCAATTGGAGTAAAGTCGTCATCACTGCTACATCCTACAAAGAATATCGCGTTTATTGCGGCAAGTGTAATTGCAAATTTCTTAAAGTTTTTCATTTTTTGGTTTTAATTTAAATTAGACATTTGTTGTTAAAAAGTATAGTTGATATTTAAGCCTAAGCGCGTACCACGGGTGTAAGAGAGAACCGTTTCTTTAGTTTCAATATTTGTAGTACTCGGTTTTATTAGTTGGGTTCTTTTTATTTGGGGGTTTAAAATATTTTTTCCTGAAACACCTATTTTTAAATTTTTGGTTAGTTTTTTCTTCAGAATTAAATCGAGGGTTACAACGCCATTTTCCACGATGGCATCGTTGTAATTTACATCGCCAGACGATTGGAACTCGGGGGCGCCCAAGGCGTAAATTCTATCGGAGGCATAATTGGCAGAAAGTGTTGCCTCAAAGGGATTGTTTGTATTGGTATTAAAATTTAAAGCTCCGTTTACTATCCAATCTGAAGCTCCTTGTAGGCCGGTTTCAGTTAATCCTTTGTACCGAAATGTTCTTACAAAATTACCTGCGTTGTCATACACTTCTTTTAAATCTTGTTTATGCCACATTCTTGAAGCATTTACATTTAGTTTTAAATTTGGTTGTTCGTCGCCCGAAATTAAATTTATACGGCTTTCAACTTCAAAACCGTACACAGTTGCTTCATCGCCTGCATTGAAATATGAAAATACTCCTGCCGAACCTCTGTCTTGCACTTTATTAATAGGGTCTTCAATTAACTTGTAAAATCCGGTAAGTGACAGCAATTGATCGCGCGAAGGAAAAAACTCCCACTTTAAATCGAAGTTTCTGTTTAAGGAAGCCTCAATATTTGGGTTTCCACGGGTAACTTGCCCAACTGGCGAAACATATTCAAAAGGAGCAATTTCTTTAAATTCGGGAAGTGTAGTTGTATAGCTATTAGCAAAACGGATGCTGTGCTTTTCGCTCAAATTGTATTTTATATTAAACGATGGAAATATTCGGTTGTAATCTTTTGATACATCACCAATGCGTCCTGCGTAGTTATTTACATCCCAATTCACAAAAATATTATCGGTCTGAAATCGCAATCCGGCTTGTAAGGTGAAGTTGCCACGAACACCCGTAAAATTGGCATAACCCGCAGTGCTATTTAATTCACCGCGATAAAAATCGGGCGACAGCGAGTTTCGTTTTAAAAGTCCATTGTTGAAGTTTTGTGACGTAAAAATTTCTGAAATATCATCAATCGATGAAGGGTTTACAGCGTTGGTGATGGTTTCTTCTACCCCAAAAAATTGCGAACCAAAATCGCGGCTTTTATTTCTGTGAGTAGCTCCTGCATTAATATAAAATTGATCTTTTTCTTGGTCAATAATTTTAAATACACCATTTAAGCGCGCATTGTATTCAATACCTTCAATTTTTTGAACACTTTTGCGCTGTTGAAAACCACCGGTGCGTCCAAGTTGGACAATTTGATCGTTAAAATTAACTTCGTTTCTAATACGGTTAGGCTCGTCTGCGCTTAAATAATTGTAGCCAGCGGCCCACTGCACTTCATTTTTTTCACCAAAGTTGTGCTCACCACTAAGTTGCGTTACAGAGAGCAAAGTCTTCTTTAAATTTTGGTCTCGAATAAATTGTGATAGGCCTTCTTCGGGATCGGTTTCTTCGTAAATTACGGCTTCGCCAGCGCGGCCACCCTCAAAAACTTCGTCTTCAATCTTATTAATTAATAGTGAGTTGAACTTTAAATTGTTGTTGTCATTTGCTCTAAACCTAAGGTGAAATAAGCCAGAAGTTGCTACTTCTTTTTTCCAATTTATTGCATCGGGAATCATGTCGTCTAAATAGTTTGAGCGGTATTGGGCAAAGGCGCCTTTGCTATATTCAAAGTTTTCAGACTGCCCTGCAGTAAATAAAAGGCTAAGCTTATCGCCAAGCCGCTTCCCAACACTTAAAGAAAACGATTTGTTTATAGGGAAATCTTCAATTTGTGGGTTCCAGCTTTGTGCTACAATAGCCCTACTTGTAGCAGTATTTTTGTTGTAAAAACCAAATGAAACATCTCGGTAATTTGGCGATACTTTAAAATTGTTAAATACACCATTGCTTGTAACATTGGTATTTATTGAAGTGCTTGCGCTGGCCGATAAAAGTGAGCGTTTTGAAAGTTGTTTAGTATTTATATCAATATTTCCCGAAGCTTGATCTGCCGATAGTTTTGGCGAGGTAGTTTTACTTATATCAATACTTTCAATTAAACGGGTAGGAAAAAGGTTGAGATTTATGTTTTTTCTTTCAATATTATCTGAAGGAATAGGAAGACCGTTTAAAGTGGTGGATAAATACCTATCCCCTAGGCCGCGTACAAAAACATCGCCATTACCGTCGGTTTTTGAAACACCCGAAATTTTGGTTGTGGCACCAGCAGCATTTGAAACTCCTAGTTTAGACAATTGTTCGGCGCCAATACTTTCTATAATAGTTGTAGCTTTCTTTTGCTCAAGCAATAATGCTACTTCACTTTCTCTACGTACCTGCGTTTTAATTATTACTTCATCGAGGGCAGCGGCACTCGCTTTCATGGGTACATCTATATTAGTAACATTGTTTGCAGTAACTTCTACATGGGGGATTTCAACCGTTTCGTATCCCACATAGCTAAATACTAAGTTGTAAATTCCGGGTTTTAAATTCCCAATTTTATATAAGCCGTCAAAATCTGAAGTTACGCCTATTGTAGTTCCTTTAATAAAAACGTTTGCAAAAGGTAGTGGTTCATTATTGTATTGCGTATCGGTAAGTTTTCCCGCAATTGTTCCATTTTGCTGCGCAAAGGTTATTGCGGTAACAAAGTAAAAAGTTAGTTTTAAAATTGTTTTCATTTTTGTCGTTTGATTTGTTGGTGCAAAGAAACCAGGCGTGTGTAAAAATTGTGTTAATTGGCCATTACCAATTAGTCAAGTTAGGGTTAGCTATATGTTAAGTCAATTGAAAAAAAATGATTGAATTGCCTCCTGAAAATAGTATCTTGCCTACCAAATTTTTACATATTATGATGCAATGGGAACAGCTGCTTTCACTAAAAAAGCAGGGAGATAAAAACAAAAGACTTAGGATTGAAGAAGACGAAACTCGGTTGGGGTTTGAGGTAGACTACGACCGTGTAATTTTTTCGGCGGCATTCCGAAGTTTACAGGACAAGACGCAGGTTATTCCATTGTCTAAAACCTCCTTTGTACATACGCGCTTAACCCATAGTTTGGAAGTATCGGTCGTAGGCCGCTCTTTGGGCCGAACGGTGGGTAAAGCAATTTTAAAAAAGCATCCCCAATTGCAAAATGTGCACGGGTTTCAATTTAACGATTTTGGAGCCATTGTTGCGGCGGCGGCGCTTGCACATGATATAGGCAACCCTCCTTTTGGACACAGTGGTGAAAAAGCAATTGGCGATTACTTTTTAAACGGAAACGGCAAACGTTTTAAAGATAAACTCACCGAAAAACAATATCAGGATTTAGTTGCTTTTGAAGGCAATGCCAATGGATTTAAAATTTTAACGCAGTCTAAAAATGGAGTGGAAGGAGGTCTTCGGCTTACTTTTGCCACGTTGGGCGCATTTATGAAATACCCAAAACAATCGTTGCCTCACAAACCCACCACACACGTTGCCGATAAAAAATTTGGCGTTTTTCAAAGCGACACTACTTTCTTTGAGGAAGTAGTTTCAGACTTAGGACTTTTAAATCAAGGAAACGGTAGGTATTCACGCCATCCGTTAACGTACTTGGTCGAAGCTGCCGATGATATTTGCTACACCTTAATAGATTTTGAAGACGGAATAAACCTGGGGCTAATAGATGAAGACATTGCCTTGGAATATTTAATAAACTTAGTACGCGCTACATTAAAGAAAGATGTTTATTCGGCGTTAAAAACATCGCAGGATAGATTGGCCTATTTGCGAGCGCTAGCCATAAACACTTTAATTTCAGAAGCTGCGGAAATTTTTATTGATAATGAAGAAGAAATTTTAAAAGGCACTTTTTCTGAAGCGTTACTCGACAAAAGTAAGTACAAAGTGCAAATTGCCGATATTATAAAAATTAGCATTGAAAAAGTGTACCAAAGCGCCGAAGTTACCGAAAAGGAAATTGCTGGCTACAATATATTAACGACCCTGTTGGAAAATTTTACAACAGCATTTGAAAATCTGAGCAATAATAGCGAACGACAATACGATTTACTTTTACTTCGAACAATAGATTTTCAAGTAGATACTTCGGTTTCTGTGTATAATTACTTAATGGAATGTTGCAATTATATTTCGCGATTAACGGATGGCAATGCGCTTCAAATTTTTCAGAAAATAAAAGGAGAGATGCACTAAGTATCTCTTTAGACCGATGTTAAATGTTAAATAGTGCCGATTGGGCTGATATATTGGCAATTTATGATATTTTTAGCATTCCTTTTATTTGAGGGAATTTTAACAACATTTCTAGAAAGATTATTTCTAAACTAAAACCACCTAAAATTTAATTTAAAGCTTATGAAAAAAGTTCTTTACTTACTTATCATTTTTGTTGTAAATGTAACCTATGCGCAGGATTACAACAATTTGGTAAAAACGTACCTTCAGCAAAATCGATCGATGCATTCGCTACAACCGCAGGATATTGCGGATGTAACAATTGCTTCGCAGAGTTTTTCAAAAAATATGCAGGCGCATAATGTATATGTAGAACAGCGCCACCAAGGAATAAAAGTTTTTAATTCTACCTCTCCTTTTGTAATTAAGGATGGAGCGGTTTACAGTGCTAAAGTTTCTTTTATCGAAAATATTTCGGCAAAAGTAAATAGTACTACTCCTTCTATTTCTGCGGTGAACGCGATAGCTAAAGCCGCCACTGCTTTGGGTTTACAGAGTCCTACAAATTTAAATTTGCTAGAAACTGTTTCAGACCACAGCTACATTTTCTCTAATGGATCAATTTCTTTGGAAAATATTCCTGTTGAATTGGTGTATCAAAAAATGGAAGAATCTGGCACTTTAAAGCTAGCTTGGGATCTAAGTATTTCTTTATTAGATGCTTCGCATTACTACAGCGTACGCATTGATGCTATGACTGGCGAATTGTTAGAAACAATGGACTGGGTTGTAAGTTGTAATTTTGGATCGGAAGCGCATTCACACACAAGTACCAGAAGCATATTAGAAGGTACCAAAAGTGAAGCCAGCATGCCTATTACTACTTTGGCTAATGCAACGTATCGCGTTTTTCCATTGCCACAATTAGGGCCGCACAATGGCGCAGACCAACTAATTAACGACCCTTCAGATGCGGTTGCCTCTCCTTACGGATGGCACGATATAGACGGCGTTGCTGGAGAAGAATTTACTTACACTCGTGGTAACAATGTAATTGCTCAGGAAGATAAAAATGGTAACAACGGATCTGGTGCAAGAGCAGAAGGTGGGCCAACCCTTACTTTTGATTTTCCTTTTAATCTTCCTCAACACCCGAATGCATTTACCGATGGTGCAATAACCAATTTATTCTATATGAATAATATGATGCACGATGTTATGTACCACTACGGTTTTGATGAAGCAAGCGGTAATTTCCAGGTAAATAACTATACCGGTGCCCCAGGTGCAGGCGATTATGTTTTTGCAGATGCACAAGATGGAAGCGGAATTAATAACGCAAACTTTGGAACTCCTCCAGACGGTGGTGCACCAAGAATGCAGATGTATTTATGGAGCGCTCCGGGTACTGTATTAGGTACGTTTTTAACAGTAAACAATGGGCCATTGGCTGGACAGTATTACGCCATGGATTCTAACTTTGCGCCACCACTTACAACCACACCAATAACTGCAGATCTTGTAGTTGTAGAGGATGATAACTCTGGACCTTCAACCGATGCAAATGACGGATGTGATAATATTACGAATGGTGGAGCAATAACAGGAAAAATAGCTGTTATTAGAAGAGGTGAATGTAACTTTACCGTAAAGGTGCTCAATGCACAAAACGAAGGTGCCATAGCGGTAATTATCGTTAACGATGTTCCGACAGATCCTATTGTAATGGGCGGTAATGGTACACAAATTACAATTCCTGCTCTTATGATTTACAAAACAGATGGAGAAGCACTTATTGCTTCGCTTTTAAACGGAGATACAATAAACGCTACGTTGGTTGATGATGGATCGGGTACCGATAACTTTCAACGCGATGGCGATTTAGATAATGGTATTGTTGCTCACGAATATGGACACGGTGTTTCTAACCGTTTAACGGGTGGCCGTTTATCTGCCGGTTGTCTTCAGAATCAAGAACAAATGGGTGAAGGATGGAGCGATTATCTAGGTTTTATTTTAACAATGAAACCTGGCGATACCAGATTTGACGCACGTGGAACGGGAACCTATGCACTGGGACAAGGTGTTGCGGGTATGGGATTAAGAACAAAGCCATACAGTTCAGACTTTGCGGTAAACGATTTTACCTATGACGATATTAAAACACAATCTGTTCCTCACGGTGTTGGTTCGGTTTGGGCCACAATGTTGTGGGATTTAACTTGGGACTTGATAGATGAACACGGTTTTGATGCCGATCTTTACAACGGAACAGGCGGAAACAATATATCTATGCAACTTATACTTGACGGTATGAAATTGCAACCATGTAGTCCAGGTTTTATAGACGGTCGTGATGCTATCCTTGAAGCAGATTTAATTGCTAATGGCGGTGCTAACAGATGTATTATTTGGAGAGCCTTTGCAAAAAGAGGTCTTGGTTTAAGTGCTACGCAAGGAAGCTCTAATAGTAGAGCCGACGGTACTGAAGCATTTGATGTGCCGGTAGATTGTATCTTGGGTACTTCTGATAACGGAACCTTAGAAAACAACTTTATAGTTTATCCAAACCCATCAAATGGTGAGATTACTATTAAGTCTCGTATAGATGTAGGCGAAACAACTGTTTCTATCTTTGATATGAATGGAAGAAAAGTGTTTACACAGCAACTTGAACTTCACACTTCTGCTAATGTAAATGCAAGCCAGTTGAATGCCGGTATTTACTTAATGCAAATTTCAAGTGGAGATCGTTCACAGACAACTAAATTAATTATCAACTAATTATTAGTTAGTTAATAAAAAGAAAAGAGGTTCGAAAGAGCCTCTTTTTTTTATATATACTTTTTGAGAGTTTTGTGTATTTTTTCTGAAGAAATACCCGAAAGGTCTTGTAGCTCTGCAACCGAACCGTGTTCCGGAAAAACATCCGGAATTCCTAAAATTTCTATTGGGTTTTTATAGTTATGTTTTGAAGCAAAAGTTACAATCGTAGTTCCTAAACCGCCAAGAATAGTACCATCTTCAATAGTAAGGATTGTTTTATATTGTTTGAAAATTTTATGAAGCAAGTTTTCGTCCAATGGTTTTAAAAACCGAATATCAACTAGGCCAATTTTATTTTGTTGTGAAGATGGGAGCATATCTATTGCACGCACAACATTGTTTGCCATAGTACCTATGCTCAAAACTACAATATCACTGCCTTCTCGTAGCACCGTTGCAAGTCCTATTTCAATTTTATTAAATGGTTTTTTCCAGTTTAGAATAGTTCCTTTGCCGCGAGGATATCGTATAAATATAGGTAGTTTCAACCCGTTTTGTGCGGTAAACATTATATTCCGCAATTCAATTTCGTTGCGGGGCGCAAAAATGATGAGGTTCGGAATACAATTTAAATATGCCAAATCGAATATTCCATGGTGGGTGGCACCATCTTCACCTACAATTCCAGCTCTATCCAAGCAGAAAATTACCGGAATTTTTTGTAAACATACATCGTGAATTACTTGGTCGTAGGCACGTTGTAAAAAGGTAGAATAAATATTGCAAAATACTGAAAAACCTTGCGTAGCTAAACCCGCTGCAAAGGTTACGGCATGTTGTTCTGCTATTCCTACGTCAAAGGCGCGTTTCGGAAATGCATCCATCATAAATTTTAATGAACTTCCCGTTGGCATTGCTGGTGTTATACCTATGATTTTTTCATTTTCCGACGCCAGTTCCACCAAAGTTTTTCCAAAAACATCTTGGAATTTTGGCGGCTCCATTTGCTTGCTTTTTGGTGCCAAATCGCCAGTAAGCGCGTCAAATTTACCGGGCGCGTGATACACTACTTGGTTTTCTTCGGCTTGCCGTAGCCCTTTTCCCTTCGTAGTAATTAAATGAAGCACTTTTGGACCCGAAACCGCTTTTAATCTTTCCAGTTCGGAAATTATTAAATTTAAATTGTGGCCATCTATGGGTCCGGTATAATTAAAATTTAAGGCTTCAAATATATTGTCGGCATCTTTTGCTCCCTTGCCTTTCACCTTGGTAAAATATTCCTTTAACGCACCTACGCTGGGATCTATGCCAATAGCGTTATCGTTTAATATTACCAAAAGATTTGTATCGGTAACCCCTGCGTGGTTTAAGGCTTCAAAAGCCATGCCGCTAGCAATCGAGGCATCGCCAACAACGGCAATATGCTGTCGGGTATTTTCGCCGTTTAATCGCGAGGCAATTGCCATTCCCAAGGCTGCCGAAATTGCAGTACTACTATGCCCTACGCCAAAAGTATCATAATTACTTTCGGCTCTTTTTGGGAAACCGCTAATACCTCCCAACTGCCTATTGGTGTGGAAAATTTCTTTTCTGCCTGTTAAAATTTTATGTCCGTAAGCTTGGTGGCCAACATCCCACACCAAAACATCATCGGGCGTGTTAAACACATAGTGAAGTGCAATAGTAAGTTCCACAACACCAAGACTTGCGCCTAAGTGGCCTTCTTTTGTAGCAATAATATTTATGATAAATTCACGTAGCTCTTTGGCTAACTGTGGTAAATTTTCCTTCGGAATTTTTCGCAGATCTTTTGGAAAATTAATGGTATTTAATATGTTTTTTCGCACGCTGTAAAGATACAGTTTATGGGAATTTGTTAATTGATGAATTCGTTAATTTGTTAATTCGTAATTTCGTTTTTTATAAAGCCGATTTAAAAACTGAAATCTTGAGTATAATAGATCCCTTAGACGACACTTATTTTATGAAACGCGCCTTGCAAGAAGCTGAAATGGCCTATGAAAAAGACGAAATTCCTATCGGGGCGGTAATTGTAATAAACAATCAGATTATTGCCCGTTCGCATAACCTAACCGAAACTTTAAATGATGTAACCGCCCACGCCGAAATGCAAGCTATAACTGCAGCGGCAAATTACTTGGGAGGTAAGTATTTACTAGATTGCACGCTTTATGTAACAATTGAGCCCTGCCAAATGTGTGCAGGAGCTTTGTTTTGGAGCCAAATTTCGAAAATTGTGTATGGGGCTAGGGATGAACAGCGGGGATGTATAGCATTAAATACGAGGCTACATCCAAAAACTGTAATGACGGGAGGAGTTTTGGCTGCGGAATCTTCGCAGTTGTTAAAGCAATTTTTTATAGAAAAAAGATCTAAATAAGTGTTACAAGCTATCGTGCTTTAGTACCAACAAAAAAGCCCTCCAGAAAATGAAAGGCTTTTTACAAATCTTTAGTTATTCCTTAATCGTGAATAACGCGAACTTGAGCCGCAACAGTTCCTTTTCGACCTTCTTCTTCAACATATTCTACTTTGTCGCCTTCGTTTAGCGCTTCACCATTTAAGCCGGTTACGTGTACAAAAATGTCTTTTCCAGTTTCATCGTTAGTGATAAAACCATAGCCTTTAGATTCGTTAAAAAATTTTACTGTTCCTTCCATTTTAAATAAAAAATAATTATTGATTAAGTACAAATGTATAATTTTTTGATTTTAAGTGTTAACGAAATCAAAAAATTTTGAAACATACAATGCATTTATATCTTTTTATCTTTTTGATAATCCTGCATTTTTTTTATATTTTCTTTGGTAAGCATATAGTCTTTAACACTTCTATTTTTCCATCTGTGGTAAATAAATAGTGGCATTAATAAAAAAAATCCGGCCATTAAACTAAGTCCGATAATTAAATTTCCAGTGGCCTCGTCATTCAATTTAATATAAAAGCCAGTGCCTAGACCAATGAGTACAGCAAAAAATAATACGATAAGAATGTATTTCATAGAAGAATGGTTTTCAAAATTATTTAGTTGAAAAATCTATTAGTTTTCGGCGATAAGCGGTAAGTAATTTCGATTTTGAAACGAAACCGTAATATTTTCCGTCATTTATAACCGGTAGGTTCCAGGCTCCCGTGTCTTGAAATTTTTTCATTACCTCGGTCATTTTATCTTTGTGCAAATCTATTACTCCTGGTGGATTGTGCATTAATTCGCGCGCACTTATTTTGTCGTATAACTTTTGATCGAACATAATGGGCCGCAGATCGTCCAGCAGAATTATACCTTCCAATGTATTGGAATCTTTACTGAGTACCGGAAAGAGATTTCTTTTAGATTTAACCACCGCTTGATGTACCATTTCGCCAAGGGTCATTTTGGGATAAATAACTATAAAATCGCGCTCTATAACTGTTTCAATATCCATTAAGGTTAGCACTGCATGATCTTTGTCGTGGGTAATAAGATCTCCTTTTCGTCCGAGTTCCATTGTATAAACGGAATGTGGAATAAAAAATTTTGTCAGTGAAAATGAAATGGCAGCCGTAACCATTAGCGGGATAAACAGTTCGTACCCACCGGTAACTTCGGCAATTAAAAATATAGCTGTTAATGGTGCATGAAGAACCCCAGCCATTAGCCCCGTCATTCCAACTAACGTAAAATTACTTTCTGAAACGGGATTATTCAATAGGCCGATATTATTGAGAATTTTCGCAAAACAATTCCCCATAATACTTCCCATAAATAGCGTTGGTGCAAAAATACCCCCAACACCTCCTGCGCCAAAAGTTAAGGCACTTGCTATAATTTTAAACACAACCAATCCTGCTAACAACAAAATAACCACCCAAATACTGGAAAGATCTAAATTGAAAAAATTGTTTTCCAGTGCAGCATTTGGGTTTCCTTGTACCAAATTGTTTATTATATCGAAACCTTCGCCATACAATGGAGGAATAAAATAGACCAGAATGCCAAGGCCAATCCCACCAATTAACAATCGCTTAATAGGCGATGCTATTTTTTCGAAAAAATCCTGAATTTTCGAATACATCTTCGTGTAGTAAATAGACACCATAGAAGCGACCAATCCCAGTAATATGTAAAACGGAATATCGTTAATTGTAAATTTTTCGGTAATATTAAACGGCAACAAAACGTCTGATCCTAAAAAGAAATACGAAGTAGTAATTGCCGAAACCGATGCCAAAAGAAGAGGCACCATAGAAATTAGGGTGAGGTCCAAGCTAAATACTTCCACGGCAAAAATAATAGCAGCGATAGGAGCCTTAAAAATAGCAGACATAGCTCCCGCACCCGCGCAGCCAATTAATAGTGTCCGGGTAGGTTGGTTCATATGGAAAAACCTCGCTAGGTTGGAGCTAATTGCAGCACCTGTGGCCACTGTTGGGCCTTCAAGACCAACAGAACCTCCAAAACCTACCGTAATGGGCGCGGTAATTAAACTTCCAAACATTTGAAATGGCCGCATAAATCCTTTGCGTTTTGAAATAGCATATAGAGTTGACGGAATTCCATGGCTTACTTTATGGCGAATAATATAGCGCATTGCCAAATATGCCAATGTAAGTCCGA
This region of Aequorivita marisscotiae genomic DNA includes:
- a CDS encoding chloride channel protein; protein product: MPTQKRNVLTRFLIWRIKHIPHKQFVFILAIAVGLLAGIGAVILKNLTHLIQNLLQGKLIAHYQTAFYFIFPLIGLTLAYLAMRYIIRHKVSHGIPSTLYAISKRKGFMRPFQMFGSLITAPITVGFGGSVGLEGPTVATGAAISSNLARFFHMNQPTRTLLIGCAGAGAMSAIFKAPIAAIIFAVEVFSLDLTLISMVPLLLASVSAITTSYFFLGSDVLLPFNITEKFTINDIPFYILLGLVASMVSIYYTKMYSKIQDFFEKIASPIKRLLIGGIGLGILVYFIPPLYGEGFDIINNLVQGNPNAALENNFFNLDLSSIWVVILLLAGLVVFKIIASALTFGAGGVGGIFAPTLFMGSIMGNCFAKILNNIGLLNNPVSESNFTLVGMTGLMAGVLHAPLTAIFLIAEVTGGYELFIPLMVTAAISFSLTKFFIPHSVYTMELGRKGDLITHDKDHAVLTLMDIETVIERDFIVIYPKMTLGEMVHQAVVKSKRNLFPVLSKDSNTLEGIILLDDLRPIMFDQKLYDKISARELMHNPPGVIDLHKDKMTEVMKKFQDTGAWNLPVINDGKYYGFVSKSKLLTAYRRKLIDFSTK